From the Mangifera indica cultivar Alphonso chromosome 10, CATAS_Mindica_2.1, whole genome shotgun sequence genome, one window contains:
- the LOC123227074 gene encoding 3-ketoacyl-CoA synthase 19-like, giving the protein MEFLIVLPYLLSLLYLVFHLCELVSRRRDRCCYMLAYECYKATDDARLDTGSSAKIVFRNKNLGLEEFRFLLQTIVNSGLGEHTYCPKNVIAGREESPSLIDALSEIDDIMFNTLDRVFEETQISPSSVDILVVNVSLLPGLPSLSARVMNRYKMRADVKVFNLAGMGCSASLVAVDLVQQLFKSYKSAIAVVVSSESLAPNWYCGKEKSMMLSNCLFRLGGCSMVLTNNRLLKHKAIMKLNHSVRTHIGANDEAYGCCFQKEDELGYRGFLLTRALPKAAAIAFSMNLQVLVPKILPLRELIRYVIISRRRKTKGAAANFFDTASAGLNLKTGVDHFCLHPGGRAVIDGIGKSLGLNEYDLEPSRMALHRFGNTSAGGLWYVLGYMEAKKRLKKGDKILMVSVGAGFKCNNCVWEVMKNLEDPNVWEDCIDRYPPKSTVNPFMEKYSWLNDDCLNFVKFHN; this is encoded by the coding sequence ATGGAGTTTTTAATTGTACTACCGTATCTTTTATCTCTTCTTTACCTTGTGTTTCATCTCTGTGAGCTGGTATCTCGAAGAAGAGACCGCTGTTGCTATATGTTAGCCTATGAGTGTTACAAAGCAACCGATGATGCCAGGCTCGACACTGGGTCGAGCGCAAAAATTGTTTTCAGAAACAAGAATTTAGGCTTGGAAGAATTCAGATTTCTCCTACAAACCATTGTGAATTCAGGCCTCGGAGAGCACACATATTGCCCCAAAAATGTCATTGCAGGAAGAGAAGAATCGCCTTCTTTAATCGATGCTCTTTCGGAGATCGATGATATTATGTTTAACACGCTTGATCGCGTCTTTGAGGAGACTCAAATTTCTCCCTCTAGTGTTGATATTCTCGTCGTCAATGTGTCGCTGCTGCCTGGCCTTCCTTCTCTCTCAGCTCGCGTGATGAATCGATACAAGATGAGGGCTGATGTCAAGGTTTTCAATTTAGCCGGCATGGGTTGCAGTGCAAGTCTTGTAGCGGTTGACCTTGTTCAACAGTTATTCAAGTCGTACAAATCCGCCATTGCCGTTGTTGTTAGCTCTGAATCTCTTGCTCCAAACTGGTATTGCGGCAAAGAGAAATCCATGATGCTCTCCAACTGTCTCTTCCGCTTAGGTGGCTGCTCCATGGTGCTAACAAACAACAGATTGTTAAAGCACAAAGCCATCATGAAGTTAAACCATTCAGTGAGGACCCATATCGGCGCAAACGATGAAGCATACGGATGCTGCTTTCAGAAAGAAGATGAACTCGGCTACCGAGGCTTTCTTCTCACCAGAGCCCTACCAAAAGCCGCTGCTATAGCTTTCTCCATGAACCTCCAGGTTCTAGTACCCAAAATTCTCCCCCTGAGAGAGCTAATTCGATATGTAATCATCAGTCGACGCAGAAAAACCAAAGGCGCCGCTGCTAATTTCTTTGACACAGCCAGCGCAGGCTTGAATCTCAAAACGGGAGTCGATCACTTCTGTTTACACCCTGGAGGAAGAGCTGTTATTGACGGGATTGGGAAGAGTTTAGGGTTGAACGAATATGATTTAGAGCCATCTCGAATGGCGCTTCACCGATTCGGAAACACCTCCGCCGGTGGCCTTTGGTATGTTCTGGGCTACATGGAGGCTAAAAAGAGGCTGAAGAAAGGCGATAAAATCCTGATGGTGAGCGTCGGAGCTGGCTTCAAGTGCAACAACTGCGTCTGGGAAGTGATGAAGAACTTGGAAGATCCCAACGTGTGGGAAGATTGCATAGACCGCTATCCTCCGAAATCAACTGTTAACCCTTTCATGGAGAAATACAGTTGGCTCAACGACGACTGCTTGAACTTCGTTAAGTTTCATAATTAG
- the LOC123227974 gene encoding uncharacterized protein LOC123227974 isoform X1, which produces MSWLRNAVSKAVEVGNKNNLTRTVRSYADSVVQQAGQAVAEGAKILQDRIGARSFRSVKQTIRRLEEAAISCRGPERVILLRRWLVVLKEVEKSSGSVSEDKEKVHEPHGTDQGKESPRKSAMLLYYDSDVGGEPLNFRDVFLHSQALEVITLSMILEAPSDEEISLLLELFGLCLTGGKEVHNAITSSIQDLATALSSYQEEVLVKREELLQFAQGAISGLKINADIMRIDAEASDLKKKLDRLNASLKPSNEALEQASTTMTTIEALKEALAQVRACSRLEGLLLQKKMLSNGDSAEIHAQKVEKLKVLSESLANSIVKAEKRISDHRVQKEEALKVRVVKASEASEKDKGLAAEIAELEKERDHLEAELKRVNITLAAAQARLRIAKEEREQFDEANNQIVEHLRTKEDELLKSIAACRVEADVLNTWINFLEDTWVLQCSYAEIKDKQVNDELDKHEDCFVKLAISLLSAYKKELGPSVVRIGKFVENLKNLRQGTSRKESGSDIEDSKELNSRKNLGEYRNFEAKVITTFSVVDNMKEQFYAHRGTNSRKDDARVRELFDDIEKLRLEFESIERPNLELESLIPEADAPSNETPPGSPSNTPAQGTTTVKPKLDEHPEKTTIMAEQALDPEAELAKLESEFGKVSQDYPGEEIGDWEFDELEREFKSGGSAASK; this is translated from the exons GGAGCACGGAGTTTCAGAAGTGTAAAGCAAACTATCAGAAGATTGGAGGAAGCTGCAATCTCATGTAGGGGCCCTGAAAGAGTAATATTGTTGAGAAGATGGTTGGTTGTGCTTAAAGAGGTTGAAAAATCATCAGGCTCTGTATCCGAGGATAAAGAAAAAGTGCATGAACCTCATGGAACTGATCAAGGAAAAGAGAGCCCAAGAAAATCAGCTATG CTTCTGTATTATGACTCTGATGTTGGGGGTGAACCTTTGAACTTTCGTGATGTCTTTCTACACAGTCAGGCTCTGGAGGTCATAACATTGTCCATG ATTCTTGAAGCACCCAGTGATGAAGAAATTTCTTTACTGTTGGAGTTGTTTGG GCTCTGCCTTACTGGAGGAAAAGAAGTTCATAATGCAATAACAAGCAGTATACAGGATCTAGCTACAGCTCTCTCAAGTTACCAAGAAGAAGTATTG GTAAAGCGAGAGGAATTACTTCAGTTTGCACAAGGTGCCATTTCAGGGTTGAAAATTAATGCTGATATTATGAG AATCGATGCTGAAGCCTCTGACCTAAAGAAAAAACTTGATCGATTGAATGCTTCACTAAAACCTTCAAATGAAGCTCTTGAGCAAGCATCAACTACTATGACAACAATAGAG gcTTTGAAAGAAGCACTTGCACAAGTTCGGGCTTGTTCCAGATTGGAGGGACTTTTActtcaaaagaaaatgttaagcAATGGAGACTCTGCTGAGATACATGCTCAAAAG GTTGAGAAGCTGAAGGTGTTGTCTGAATCTCTAGCTAACTCTATCGTGAAAGCTGAGAAGCGCATTTCAGATCACAG AGTACAAAAAGAGGAAGCACTAAAAGTTCGTGTGGTCAAGGCTAGTGAAGCTAGTGAAAAAGATAAG GGATTAGCAGCTGAGATTGCAgaacttgaaaaggaaagagatcatCTTGAAGCTGAACTAAAAAgg GTTAATATTACTTTGGCTGCTGCTCAAGCACGCCTTCGCATTGCCAAGGAAGAgagggaacaatttgatgaaGCTAACAATCAAATTGTTGAGCACTTAAGAACAAAG GAAGATGAGCTTTTGAAATCCATTGCTGCATGTAGGGTAGAAGCAGACGTACTCAATACATGGATTAATTTTTTGGAAGATACTTGGGTTCTCCAATGCTCTTATGCAGAAATTAAGGATAAGCAGGTCAA TGATGAGTTGGACAAGCATGAGGACTGTTTTGTGAAGTTGGCCATTTCCCTACTCTCTGCTTACAAg AAAGAGTTGGGGCCTTCTGTTGTTCGCATTGGAAAATTTGTGGAGAACCTAAAAAATCTGAGACAGGG TACCTCTAGGAAGGAATCTGGGTCGGATATTGAGGATTCAAAGGAATTGAACTCTAGGAAAAATCTTGGGGAATATCGAAACTTTGAAGCCAAG GTCATAACCACCTTCAGTGTGGTAGATAACATGAAAGAGCAATTTTATGCTCATCGGGGAACAAATTCCAG GAAAGATGATGCTAGGGTTAGAGAGCTATTTGATGATATTGAGAAGTTGCGACTGGAATTTGAATCTATTGAGAGACCAAATTTGGAATTGGAGTCTCTGATCCCAGAGGCTGATGCTCCATCCAATGAGACACCACCAGGAAGTCCTTCCAACACCCCTGCACAGGGAACCACCACTGTAAAACCTAAGCTTGATGAGCATCCTGAGAAAACTACAATCATGGCAGAGCAGGCGCTGGACCCTGAAGCGGAGTTGGCAAAGTTGGAGTCTGAGTTTGGGAAGGTTAGTCAAGACTACCCTGGAGAAGAAATTGGTGATTGGGAGTTCGATGAGCTGGAAAGGGAGTTTAAATCAGGAGGTTCAGCAGCAAGCAAATAG
- the LOC123228031 gene encoding probable pectate lyase 4 isoform X1, with translation MGSLPYGDVENSLRALAGRAEGFGRFAMGGLHGPLYFVTNLSDDGPGSLREGCRRKEPLWIVFEVSGTIHLASYLSVSSYKTIDGRGQRVKLTGKGLRLKECEHIIVCNLEFEGGRGHDVDGIQIKPKSRHIWIDRCSLSDFDDGLIDITRQSTDITVSRCYFSRHDKTMLIGADPSHVEDRCIRVTIHHCFFDGTRQRHPRLRFGKVHLYNNYTRNWGIYAVCASVESQIYSQCNIYEAGQKKKTFEYYTEKAADKPEAKSGVIISEGDLFLNGAQACLLTEVGDDHVFHPSAYYPTWTMEATSDSLKDVLRICTGWQSIARPADLMVAT, from the exons atgggTTCACTTCCGTACGGCGACGTGGAGAACAGTCTGAGAGCATTGGCTGGTCGGGCCGAGGGTTTTGGAAGATTCGCCATGGGCGGGCTGCACGGGCCGCTCTACTTCGTCACAAATTTATCCG ATGATGGTCCAGGATCACTTCGGGAGGGATGCCGGAGAAAAGAACCATTGTGGATTGTTTTTGAAGTTTCAGGTACAATTCATCTTGCTTCATACTTGAGTGTATCATCTTATAAGACGATTGATGGCCGGGGCCAGAGAGTTAAGCTTACCGGGAAAGGGTTGAGATTGAAGGAATGTGAACATATAATTGTATGCAATCTAGAGTTTGAAGGTGGTAGAGGACATGATGTTGATGGCATTCAAATAAAGCCAAAATCTAGACACATATGGATAGATCGATGCAGCCTTAGTGATTTTGATGATGGGCTCATTGATATCACGAGACAAAGCACCGATATTACAGTTTCTAG ATGTTATTTTTCTCGGCATGATAAGACAATGCTTATTGGAGCAGACCCCTCTCATGTCGAAGATAGATGCATTCGAGTGACCATTCACCATTGTTTTTTTGATGGGACAAGGCAAAGACATCCTCGCCTTAGATTCGGGAAGGTTCATCTATACAATAATTACACCAGAAATTGGGGCATTTATGCAGTTTGTGCTAGTGTAGAATCCCAg aTATACTCCCAATGCAACATATATGAAGCAGGACAGAAGAAAAAGACCTTTGAATACTATACAGAGAAG GCAGCAGATAAGCCAGAAGCAAAGTCTGGCGTAATAATATCTGAAGGAGACTTGTTCCTAAATGGAGCACAAGCATGCTTATTGACCGAAGTGGGGGATGATCATGTTTTCCACCCAAGTGCATATTATCCGACATGGACAATGGAAGCAACCTCAGATTCTTTAAAGGATGTTCTCAGAATTTGTACGGGTTGGCAATCCATTGCTCGACCAGCAGACCTTATGGTAGCGACATAG
- the LOC123228031 gene encoding pectate lyase isoform X2, translating to MGSLPYGDVENSLRALAGRAEGFGRFAMGGLHGPLYFVTNLSDDGPGSLREGCRRKEPLWIVFEVSGGRGHDVDGIQIKPKSRHIWIDRCSLSDFDDGLIDITRQSTDITVSRCYFSRHDKTMLIGADPSHVEDRCIRVTIHHCFFDGTRQRHPRLRFGKVHLYNNYTRNWGIYAVCASVESQIYSQCNIYEAGQKKKTFEYYTEKAADKPEAKSGVIISEGDLFLNGAQACLLTEVGDDHVFHPSAYYPTWTMEATSDSLKDVLRICTGWQSIARPADLMVAT from the exons atgggTTCACTTCCGTACGGCGACGTGGAGAACAGTCTGAGAGCATTGGCTGGTCGGGCCGAGGGTTTTGGAAGATTCGCCATGGGCGGGCTGCACGGGCCGCTCTACTTCGTCACAAATTTATCCG ATGATGGTCCAGGATCACTTCGGGAGGGATGCCGGAGAAAAGAACCATTGTGGATTGTTTTTGAAGTTTCAG GTGGTAGAGGACATGATGTTGATGGCATTCAAATAAAGCCAAAATCTAGACACATATGGATAGATCGATGCAGCCTTAGTGATTTTGATGATGGGCTCATTGATATCACGAGACAAAGCACCGATATTACAGTTTCTAG ATGTTATTTTTCTCGGCATGATAAGACAATGCTTATTGGAGCAGACCCCTCTCATGTCGAAGATAGATGCATTCGAGTGACCATTCACCATTGTTTTTTTGATGGGACAAGGCAAAGACATCCTCGCCTTAGATTCGGGAAGGTTCATCTATACAATAATTACACCAGAAATTGGGGCATTTATGCAGTTTGTGCTAGTGTAGAATCCCAg aTATACTCCCAATGCAACATATATGAAGCAGGACAGAAGAAAAAGACCTTTGAATACTATACAGAGAAG GCAGCAGATAAGCCAGAAGCAAAGTCTGGCGTAATAATATCTGAAGGAGACTTGTTCCTAAATGGAGCACAAGCATGCTTATTGACCGAAGTGGGGGATGATCATGTTTTCCACCCAAGTGCATATTATCCGACATGGACAATGGAAGCAACCTCAGATTCTTTAAAGGATGTTCTCAGAATTTGTACGGGTTGGCAATCCATTGCTCGACCAGCAGACCTTATGGTAGCGACATAG
- the LOC123227983 gene encoding ankyrin repeat-containing protein ITN1-like, with amino-acid sequence MTSSIEEEAGRDLEKGQVTPQLSQNSLWEPSQTPSPTPSPSPSPSSATAPALVLSNSGKRIDQAGKKKYVKQVTGRHNDTELHLAAQRGDLGAVKQILADIDSQIVGTLSGADFDAEVAEIRASVVNEVNELGETALFTAAEKGHIEVVKELLKYSTKEGLTRKNKSMLDPLHIAAIQGHHAIVQVLLDHDPSLSRTFGPSNATPLISAATRGHATVVNELLSKDSSLLEIARSNGKNALHLAARPGHVEVVRALLSKDAQLARRTDKKGQTALHMAVKGQSCEVVKLLLEADAAIVMLPDKFGNTALHVATRKKRVEIVSELLSLPDTNVNALTRDHKTALDIAEELPLSEEASEIKDCLSRYGAVRANELNQPRDELRKTVTQIKKDVHTQLEQTRRTNKNVSNISKELRKLHREGINNATNSVTVVAVLFATVAFAAIFTVPGGDDNDGMAVVVHRASFKIFFIFNALALFTSLAVVVVQITLVRGETKAEKRVVEVINKLMWLASVCTSVAFMASSYIVVGRRHEWAAILVTAVGGLIMAGVLGTMTYYVVKSKRNRLRKKSARMRSGSSSWPHSDFSNSEIDRIYAL; translated from the exons ATGACCTCATCTATTGAAGAAG AAGCTGGGAGAGATCTTGAAAAAGGACAAGTGACTCCTCAGTTGAGTCAAAACTCTCTTTGGGAGCCTTCACAGACGCCATCACCTACACCTTCGCCATCCCCTTCACCTTCTTCAGCAACAGCACCAGCTTTGGTCCTGTCCAACTCAGGGAAACGCATAGACCAAGCAGGAAAAAAGAAGTATGTGAAACAAGTAACAGGTCGTCACAATGACACTGAGCTGCATTTGGCGGCTCAGCGTGGAGATTTAGGGGCAGTTAAACAGATCCTTGCCGACATAGATTCCCAAATTGTGGGGACCTTAAGTGGGGCTGATTTTGATGCAGAAGTTGCGGAGATAAGGGCGTCAGTTGTGAATGAGGTGAATGAGCTGGGGGAAACTGCACTATTTACAGCTGCTGAGAAGGGGCATATAGAAGTTGTGAAGGAGTTGTTGAAGTATTCGACCAAAGAGGGTCTTACAAGGAAGAATAAGTCCATGCTTGACCCTTTGCATATTGCTGCGATCCAAGGGCATCATG CAATTGTCCAAGTGTTACTAGATCATGATCCCAGCTTAAGCCGAACGTTTGGCCCATCAAATGCAACGCCGCTTATATCTGCAGCTACAAGAGGACATGCAACTGTAGTCAATGAATTGCTGTCAAAGGATAGCAGCTTATTAGAGATAGCTAGATCCAATGGGAAAAATGCATTGCATCTAGCTGCCAGACCAGGCCATGTAGAAGTAGTGAGAGCATTACTCAGCAAAGATGCACAATTGGCACGAAGGACCGATAAGAAAGGACAGACTGCACTTCACATGGCTGTAAAAGGGCAGAGCTGTGAGGTGGTGAAACTGCTTCTTGAGGCTGATGCTGCTATTGTAATGCTTCCAGACAAGTTTGGTAACACTGCATTACATGTAGCCACCAGAAAAAAGCGAGTAGag ATCGTGAGTGAGCTGTTATCCCTTCCTGACACCAATGTTAATGCACTAACCAGAGACCACAAAACAGCTCTTGACATTGCTGAAGAGCTTCCCCTATCTGAAGAAGCCTCAGAAATAAAGGACTGCCTTTCTCGCTATGGTGCTGTCAGAGCTAATGAACTGAATCAGCCTAGGGATGAGTTGAGGAAAACTGTGACTCAGATCAAGAAAGATGTTCACACTCAGTTAGAACAAACTAGAAGAACCAACAAAAATGTTAGTAATATTTCTAAAGAGCTCAGGAAGCTCCATCGGGAAGGGATCAACAATGCCACTAATTCAGTGACTGTGGTGGCTGTATTATTTGCCACGGTTGCTTTTGCAGCTATATTTACTGTGCCTGGTGGGGATGATAATGATGGAATGGCTGTAGTGGTTCACCGTGCCTCTTTCAagatcttttttattttcaatgcaCTTGCACTCTTCACATCTTTGGCTGTTGTCGTTGTCCAAATCACTCTAGTTAGAGGTGAGACGAAAGCAGAGAAACGGGTGGTGGAGGTGATCAACAAGTTGATGTGGTTGGCTTCTGTTTGCACCTCGGTGGCATTTATGGCCTCTTCATACATAGTTGTTGGTCGGCGACATGAATGGGCAGCCATTTTGGTGACAGCCGTCGGGGGATTGATAATGGCTGGGGTTCTTGGCACCATGACTTATTATGTAGTGAAATCTAAGAGGAATCGATTAAGGAAGAAATCTGCGAGAATGAGAAGTGGATCCAGCTCATGGCCGCACTCCGACTTCTCCAATTCTGAAATTGATCGAATTTATGCTCTCTGA
- the LOC123228300 gene encoding probable membrane-associated kinase regulator 4 — translation MAVSLSSYENADDDYIDMEVSSYCNFFSNSVAMNSPPHPREFEFQMSSACLEREPSTSPADELFYKGKLLPLHLPPRLQMVEKLLENTKVAFDQDLYNTPLATALTTPTTASTPFESCNISPSDSCQVGRELNLNEYFFEYSDEVSGFIGENQEKSWTKMLKLIKHSTIGSKLKASRAYFKSLFSRSGCSNESCTAARSVSSEGRVSKADECLNNYVNVAKKTPSGVLRRRTEKEKITEDTANCHRRSFSMVIKQQSTNKSSSSSSSSGSSSSSSSNDSTRFNRLQFLKRSSSSAHSELENSIQGAIAHCKQSQQLFCSRKTLSEVRSHSFSTTMITVCNDH, via the coding sequence ATGGCTGTAAGCCTTTCATCTTATGAAAATGCAGATGATGATTACATTGACATGGAAGTGAGCTCATACTGCAATTTCTTTAGCAACTCCGTGGCCATGAACTCTCCTCCTCATCCGAGGGAGTTTGAGTTCCAAATGTCTTCAGCTTGTCTTGAGAGGGAGCCTTCAACTTCTCCTGCTGATGAGCTTTTTTACAAAGGAAAACTCCTTCCTCTTCACCTTCCGCCGCGTCTGCAAATGGTTGAAAAACTCCTGGAGAACACCAAAGTTGCATTTGATCAAGATTTATATAACACTCCTTTGGCAACTGCCCTCACCACACCAACTACAGCTAGTACCCCATTTGAGTCCTGCAATATTTCCCCCTCTGACTCTTGCCAAGTTGGTAGAGAGCTGAATCTGAACGAGTACTTCTTCGAGTACTCAGATGAAGTTAGTGGTTTTATTGGCGAAAATCAGGAGAAGTCCTGGACTAAAATGCTGAAGCTGATCAAACATTCTACAATTGGTTCAAAGTTGAAGGCCTCCAGGGCTTATTTCAAGTCTTTGTTTAGTAGATCTGGTTGCTCCAATGAGTCCTGTACGGCTGCCAGATCAGTTTCAAGTGAAGGACGAGTTTCAAAGGCTGATGAGTGTTTAAATAACTATGTGAATGTGGCAAAGAAAACTCCATCCGGTGTTCTAAGGAGAAGAACTGAAAAAGAGAAGATTACTGAAGATACTGCAAATTGCCATAGGAGATCATTCTCAATGGTAATCAAGCAACAGTCGACAAACAAGTCCTCATCCTCTTCATCGTCATCTGGCTCTTCTTCGTCTTCAAGCTCTAACGACTCTACCCGGTTCAATAGGCTCCAGTTTCTCAAGAGAAGTAGCAGCAGTGCTCATTCAGAGCTTGAGAATTCTATTCAGGGAGCAATTGCCCATTGCAAACAGTCTCAGCAGCTATTCTGTTCCAGAAAGACTTTAAGTGAAGTAAGGTCTCATTCATTTTCAACTACCATGATTACAGTTTGTAATGATCATTAA
- the LOC123227974 gene encoding uncharacterized protein LOC123227974 isoform X2, giving the protein MSWLRNAVSKAVEVGNKNNLTRTVRSYADSVVQQAGQAVAEGAKILQDRIGARSFRSVKQTIRRLEEAAISCRGPERVILLRRWLVVLKEVEKSSGSVSEDKEKVHEPHGTDQGKESPRKSAMLLYYDSDVGGEPLNFRDVFLHSQALEVITLSMILEAPSDEEISLLLELFGLCLTGGKEVHNAITSSIQDLATALSSYQEEVLVKREELLQFAQGAISGLKINADIMRIDAEASDLKKKLDRLNASLKPSNEALEQASTTMTTIEALKEALAQVRACSRLEGLLLQKKMLSNGDSAEIHAQKVEKLKVLSESLANSIVKAEKRISDHRVQKEEALKVRVVKASEASEKDKGLAAEIAELEKERDHLEAELKRVNITLAAAQARLRIAKEEREQFDEANNQIVEHLRTKEDELLKSIAACRVEADVLNTWINFLEDTWVLQCSYAEIKDKQVNDELDKHEDCFVKLAISLLSAYKKELGPSVVRIGKFVENLKNLRQGKESGSDIEDSKELNSRKNLGEYRNFEAKVITTFSVVDNMKEQFYAHRGTNSRKDDARVRELFDDIEKLRLEFESIERPNLELESLIPEADAPSNETPPGSPSNTPAQGTTTVKPKLDEHPEKTTIMAEQALDPEAELAKLESEFGKVSQDYPGEEIGDWEFDELEREFKSGGSAASK; this is encoded by the exons GGAGCACGGAGTTTCAGAAGTGTAAAGCAAACTATCAGAAGATTGGAGGAAGCTGCAATCTCATGTAGGGGCCCTGAAAGAGTAATATTGTTGAGAAGATGGTTGGTTGTGCTTAAAGAGGTTGAAAAATCATCAGGCTCTGTATCCGAGGATAAAGAAAAAGTGCATGAACCTCATGGAACTGATCAAGGAAAAGAGAGCCCAAGAAAATCAGCTATG CTTCTGTATTATGACTCTGATGTTGGGGGTGAACCTTTGAACTTTCGTGATGTCTTTCTACACAGTCAGGCTCTGGAGGTCATAACATTGTCCATG ATTCTTGAAGCACCCAGTGATGAAGAAATTTCTTTACTGTTGGAGTTGTTTGG GCTCTGCCTTACTGGAGGAAAAGAAGTTCATAATGCAATAACAAGCAGTATACAGGATCTAGCTACAGCTCTCTCAAGTTACCAAGAAGAAGTATTG GTAAAGCGAGAGGAATTACTTCAGTTTGCACAAGGTGCCATTTCAGGGTTGAAAATTAATGCTGATATTATGAG AATCGATGCTGAAGCCTCTGACCTAAAGAAAAAACTTGATCGATTGAATGCTTCACTAAAACCTTCAAATGAAGCTCTTGAGCAAGCATCAACTACTATGACAACAATAGAG gcTTTGAAAGAAGCACTTGCACAAGTTCGGGCTTGTTCCAGATTGGAGGGACTTTTActtcaaaagaaaatgttaagcAATGGAGACTCTGCTGAGATACATGCTCAAAAG GTTGAGAAGCTGAAGGTGTTGTCTGAATCTCTAGCTAACTCTATCGTGAAAGCTGAGAAGCGCATTTCAGATCACAG AGTACAAAAAGAGGAAGCACTAAAAGTTCGTGTGGTCAAGGCTAGTGAAGCTAGTGAAAAAGATAAG GGATTAGCAGCTGAGATTGCAgaacttgaaaaggaaagagatcatCTTGAAGCTGAACTAAAAAgg GTTAATATTACTTTGGCTGCTGCTCAAGCACGCCTTCGCATTGCCAAGGAAGAgagggaacaatttgatgaaGCTAACAATCAAATTGTTGAGCACTTAAGAACAAAG GAAGATGAGCTTTTGAAATCCATTGCTGCATGTAGGGTAGAAGCAGACGTACTCAATACATGGATTAATTTTTTGGAAGATACTTGGGTTCTCCAATGCTCTTATGCAGAAATTAAGGATAAGCAGGTCAA TGATGAGTTGGACAAGCATGAGGACTGTTTTGTGAAGTTGGCCATTTCCCTACTCTCTGCTTACAAg AAAGAGTTGGGGCCTTCTGTTGTTCGCATTGGAAAATTTGTGGAGAACCTAAAAAATCTGAGACAGGG GAAGGAATCTGGGTCGGATATTGAGGATTCAAAGGAATTGAACTCTAGGAAAAATCTTGGGGAATATCGAAACTTTGAAGCCAAG GTCATAACCACCTTCAGTGTGGTAGATAACATGAAAGAGCAATTTTATGCTCATCGGGGAACAAATTCCAG GAAAGATGATGCTAGGGTTAGAGAGCTATTTGATGATATTGAGAAGTTGCGACTGGAATTTGAATCTATTGAGAGACCAAATTTGGAATTGGAGTCTCTGATCCCAGAGGCTGATGCTCCATCCAATGAGACACCACCAGGAAGTCCTTCCAACACCCCTGCACAGGGAACCACCACTGTAAAACCTAAGCTTGATGAGCATCCTGAGAAAACTACAATCATGGCAGAGCAGGCGCTGGACCCTGAAGCGGAGTTGGCAAAGTTGGAGTCTGAGTTTGGGAAGGTTAGTCAAGACTACCCTGGAGAAGAAATTGGTGATTGGGAGTTCGATGAGCTGGAAAGGGAGTTTAAATCAGGAGGTTCAGCAGCAAGCAAATAG